The Camelina sativa cultivar DH55 chromosome 14, Cs, whole genome shotgun sequence genome includes a window with the following:
- the LOC104743593 gene encoding uncharacterized protein LOC104743593: MSNPLVADSRSRWRKRQRLERSSSVGDPGGAEEALMEEDETAMADLALHDREKGKIFSRIAPAKSSKEAWDSLQTEFQGTPQVRLIKLQSLRREYENLKMNEGDNIKVFTEKLIDLGNQLRVHGEEKTDYQIVQKILISLPARFDSIVAVMKQTKDLTSLPVTELIGTLKAHEKRVEARGATMSEGAFNVRTRGGKSGFKSFNNQSHGYQGKGKRWCGFWNFSKCGIRGHGSREFQSKRYERAHMSLEDEDEDDGIHMLFSASEENPTPTKEAVWLIDSVCTNHMTKEESYFTRPDRSVKVPIRVGNGEIVMTAGKGDIIVMTNRGKRVIKDVFLVPGVEKNLINVP; the protein is encoded by the exons ATGTCGAATCCACTTGTGGCGGACTCGAGATCGCGATGGAGGAAACGACAACGCCTGGAGCGGTCTTCTTCGGTAGGAGATCCGGGAGGAGCAGAAGAAGCTTTGATGGAGGAAGATGAGACGGCGATGGCGGATCTGGCTTTGCATGATAGAGAAAAGGGAAAG ATCTTCTCTCGCATAGCACCAGCAAAATCATCAAAGGAGGCTTGGGATTCTCTTCAAACCGAATTCCAAGGCACTCCGCAAGTACGATTGATCAAACTACAATCGTTGAGAAGGGAGTACGAAAATTTGAAGATGAACGAAGGTGATAACATCAAAGTTTTCACAGAGAAGTTGATTGATTTGGGAAATCAATTAAGGGTTCATGGTGAAGAGAAGACGGACTATCAAATTGTCCAGAAGATTCTCATATCTCTCCCAGCAAGATTTGACAGCATAGTGGCTGTGATGAAGCAGACAAAGGATCTGACTTCGTTGCCGGTAACAGAGTTAATAGGAACTCTGAAAGCACATGAGAAACGTGTGGAAGCCCGAGGCGCGACTATGTCGGAAGGGGCGTTTAATGTTAGAACAAGGGGAGGAAAATCTGGATTCAAATCTTTCAACAACCAAAGCCATGGGTATCAAGGCAAAGGCAAAAGATGGTGTGGCTTCT GGAATTTCAGTAAATGTGGCATACGTGGCCATGGATCAAGGGAATTTCAGTCTAAGAGGTATGAAAGGGCACACATGAgccttgaagatgaagatgaagatgatggaatTCATATGCTCTTTAGTGCAAGTGAAGAAAATCCAACACCCACGAAAGAAGCCGTTTGGCTGATCGACAGTGTTTGTACAAATCATATGACTAAAGAAGAAAGTTACTTCACAAGACCTGATAGAAGTGTCAAGGTTCCAATAAGAGTCGGAAACGGAGAGATTGTCATGACGGCCGGCAAAGGAGATATTATTGTCATGACAAACAGAGGAAAGCGAGTTATAAAAGACGTGTTCTTGGTGCCGGgtgtagagaagaatttgatCAATGTTCCATAA